The sequence below is a genomic window from Acropora palmata chromosome 5, jaAcrPala1.3, whole genome shotgun sequence.
TACGCAGTTGATGAGGATAGAGAAGGGAACAACTCGAAAGGGCCTTCTTTACGCTTTGACGTAGACCTACTAAGTCCAAGCAACGGCGAAGAAGATATAAAAGACAACCACAGCCCAAGGATGGATTTTCCCGATTCTCAACAGCCTTCATCCAATCAAGATGAATCCATGACAATTGGTTATACAACACACGACGCCATTCCTATGACTGTGTTTTACAGAAATGAGAATTCCGCGTCAAACTCGGCGAAAAAATCTCGTCCAACACTGCAAGAGTTGAGAAGAGGGTTCGAAGAGGACCACGATCAACAGGTATGAAATTACTAAATTGAGTGCAAGTTTAACCTCGCGCCCTTGTTGTCGTTAAGCCAACAGCGTGACAGCCTTGCTCGGTTAGTTTTATAAATTAATTCTTGCCTTATCCGGTTGCCTTATCCTTATCCGGTTTATGTAATTTATCCTCTAGGCGAACATTACAGCAGGTGTTGGTTTTTCCCAGAGtttaatttttgcttgttaTCCGGATAACAAAATGTTTGTGTTAGCCGGAATAGAATAACCATCGAGAATTGGATGTCATTTCTATTTGTGGATGTCAAGTATTAATGCCTCTTTACTTCGATATATTTATCTTCTCAGTGGTCACAAGACTGTATGTCTATTTTTGGATGATATCAGTCATGATAAGCCTTCATTATCCACACTTAAGCTTCTTTTATTTgctctatttattttttttttattttctgacaTCTTTCTGTCACCAGACTCTCGCCTCCCATTTATGTAATCATGTTGTACCACGACATGTCCGAGCCATGTGATTTTTATTGTGGCTGGTTAGTCATTTATGAGACGTATTCAGGAGTTCCCTTTGTTCACTTTGTTAtttccaataataattttactgTAGTTCTTTGGAAATTTTAGTCTAAAAGTCATGAATATTCATTACATCTGGAAAAATGACTGTCAACGTTagcatatttttatcaaatgaaTCACTGCTTGTTAGCAATGCCATTGATTATTATGATGTGTAAACTTATTTTAAAAACAGACTGTAGTCTTGTAGTATAATGTTGTTGAAGATATGTAAGTTTGCAGTTTACATTACAtcccaaaaatattttccgtgTAAAGGAAACAACTGGGCATGCCAATTTTCAGTAGatttatgttttgaaattatCCCAGTTTCAACAGAAAATCAAATTTATGGCTTTGGTATGCCATTTCAATTGAGCCCAAACAGGTCCCTCAATCACcgagcagttttcaaaagtcagttgaaaaaacaataccaaagtaatcaCTCACAACAATCAGTGTAATGAACCAAATCcaaattcctagcaattacatgCAACTTGCCCAAAGAGCAGTGAAAATCATGTATGCAAgttgcattttgttttggttttgtttcttgttggtTAAAAAACTGGTGCAAGATTTccaagccaatcactaagcataGCAATCACAATGTTTGACAGTCAGTTGAAAACTACTCTATTATCAAAAAAGAGGTATAGAATGGTCTATGAGAAAGTGATGCATCTCGGAAAATATTAGCCCAGTCTCAAAATCTCGGCATTTTAAACAAGAGTCTCAGAATCCCGGGCTTGCTACACGTTGAACAGTCTCGAAGTCTTGAACTTTTATAATTCGGCCTCGGATTTTTAAACAAGGGTCTTGCAGTCTCGCAAAGTCTCGGATTTACCATTCTATACCCGTCAAAGAGAACTTCAGATGAAATTGCTGAACAGCTTTCAGATGTTTTCCTGGTTTTCAGTCTTTCTGCCTTTATCGTCTCATTGTCTTCCTCAAAAAACCAACACTGCTGATTTCCTATTTTATCAAAACATAGTTTTAGAAAGTTGCAAGTTGACCACTATGCCTAACTATGCCTAACACAGCCTGAGGTTGATTTCTGTAGCAATGATCGGAAGCACAATAATTTACACCTTCACCATCGTGCCTTCCACTTGGTGAAAAATAAGAGCTATGAAAATTACACACCAATAATTTTTACTTCACTTGTTGTTTTTACATGATGCAGCTGTTACCAGAACAGGACAATGTAGATGGTGTTGAAAATGGTCATCTTGAAAGTGATGAAGTTGTCATTCGCaccaagaaagagaagaaagccAAGGTTGCTCCTAAGTTTGGTTGGATTAAAGGTGTTATGCTGCGATGTCTGCTCAATATCTGGGGAGTCATGTTGTATCTTCGACTCACCTGGGTGGCAGGACAGGCTGGCATTGGTTGGTCAACGGTCATCATTATCCTCTCTGCTGTGGTCACTTGGTTAACAACATTATCAATGTCTGCTGTTTGTACCAATGGTGAAGTCAAAggaggtaataataataataataataattattgatataaaAACCTGGTTTCATGAATAAGCAAGATCAAAGATACAAATGTCAAGCATGTTGTTTCTTGTAATTGCTTGCATTTTGAGTCTTAAGGTCCAATGGAAGAATAAGACCATGGATCTCCTGATTTCCTAGACTTACACACAATTACATGTGGtattcatgtttcattttcttcttgtctgtaatagttttttctttttataaagTGATTTGATTACTATAAAGTAATGAtgcattcctttttttcaggTGGGGCCTATTATTTGATATCTCGCAGTCTTGGACCAGAGTTTGGTGGTTCAATTGGTTTAATCTTCTCTGTGGCCAATGCTGTGGCAGTTGCTTTGTACGTGGTAGGGTTTGCCGAAACAGTCAAGGATTTGATTAGAGAAAATGGTGGGGATGTGGATGTCATTGGTGAACTCAACATAATTCGGATTGTTGGCATTGGAACAGTCATACTGTTACTGTGTGTTACTCTGATCGGCTTGGAGTGGGTTGTGCGCACACAGATGTTTCTTCTCTGTATCCTCTTAGTCTCCATTGTTGATGTTATTGTGGGAGCAGGCATTGGTCCTTTAAatgaagcaagcaaagcaaAAGGCTTTGTGGGCTTGAGTACAGCTCTGTTCAAGGAAAACTTTGGCCCAGCTTATAGAGAAGGCGAAAATTTCTTCTCGGTATTTGCAGTGTTTTTTCCAGCTGCGACTGGCATCTTGGCTGGTGTTAACATCTCAGGGGATCTCAAAGATGCACAGAAAGGCATCCCAAAGGGAACTCTGTGGGCTATTGTTATCAGTACAATTGTGTATATCGCACTTGACTGGTTGGCTGCGGCAAGTGTGTTGAGAGATGCATCCGGATTGATGGCTGTAGCAATCAATGCAACCATTTCAAATGCAAGTAGTTCAATACAAGACTGCTCTGTTGACTTCACCTGTGAATATGGGCTGATGAACGACTTCCAGGTGAGATGTTAATTGATATATAGACCCATGCATCGGTCAATATATATTGATCCAGGTACCCTAAAAGAAACATGATCCAGAAGTGCTTTGTTTGCTTCATAACACTAAAGGTGCTTGAATATGATTCCTTTCACCATCCTTCATCCTGTTTATGTGTAGCATGCTTTGAGCTAAACTAAAAGGTGCTCCATGGATGAGGATGcgaataaatttttttgtgtcactctcaaagaaaaaagggTTGGTCACCACTTCAGCATGTGCATGTTGGGCACAAAAGTTAAGCTGTGATTAGATTTCATTGCATCAAAGTGATACCAAaaaggagtttaagaagctatgATGGCTACCTGCAACAAAAATGTCActtaaaggcccaccttcatccaagactcattgcggtcgtttgtttttgttttgaatctctttattgttcaaacgcgtgatctgattggctgaatgcACTCAAGCAGTtcgaaaaggccgccatctcgtcttgtactcgtcaggttgtaacgactaattttataaatatacaccgaatatgtacaaaataacacaggaaaactatagaatgtcGAAAGGGAATGAatttacacaggcggattaaaatatatgtgcaggatccgattgtactgaaaaaagacaatgataacagatcttagaagttttgaaagtttcatgtcacacgaaattcagatttgtcGAGCGTgaagcgcaatgcattttgggtgaatgtgggcctttaaaaatagaactttgcatTCGGCCAAGTGTTGGGATTATtacatgttggtcacgttgcaTAAAATAAGCAAAGTttactttcgcttgcttggcaccagtggttttcatgtaaaggcaaagaatggaagatttactgctgcggccTCATGCTAATGTTAGAAcctcaaaattaatatgaaaatttcacgtcctCATCTGACAGACTAAGTCAAAAATTTGTACCAAAAAGCATGTCGCATGTGTAACAcaataatgatttatttttcctcattcaacaaATCATACCATTGATTTCTAGTGTTGTTGTTTCCGTTGCTATTGTtgtttcttaaactctctattccctgataaaaaaaatgagcgTTTAACTTTAGTGAAATGGTTCAACTCACCAATAAAatatttggccattttgcaaaaggcTATTGTTAGGCAAAATAATATAGTTTATACTGTAGATAAACATTAGGCCATGATAAGAGTAAACACTTGTTTTTTCCTATATTGTATTCTACACTTCAAAGTtcacaaaattggccatttttcacaaaaattgtTGTGAAAAATGGCTGATTTAAGGGGTAATCTTTGAAGTGTAGAATATATTCAAAAAACAAGTGTTATCATGGCCTAATGTGGATCTATAAACTCTAAAACCATTGAAGATTTgttcaattaaaaaatgtccaaaaaaaGGCCTTgtgtttgagaaacaacaggattttgaaaactggTGAAAACAGTTACCATGCatttgaccattttgtaaaGATTATAGTGAGGCAAAATGGATATAATTTCATCTAAGATCGTTCTGCAGTTGCTAATCTTGGAACATGTCTCCTCTCTAATCAGGTGATGGAGAAAGTTGCAGCCTGGGGTCCGATTGTCACGGGTGGAATTTTTGCAGCTACACTGTCTTCTGCATTGGCTAGTCTAGTTGGAGCACCAAAGACATTTCAGGCTCTTTGTAAGGATAAACTTTTTCCAGGAATCAGTTATTTTGGTGTCGGAGTAAGTAGAGATATGAAACATGATGCATTCATTATTTGCATCAAAATTGCACGCCACccacatttatttttcacaaaagGTTTTTTCAAGACAACTAGTCTTTGTTTGAGGGCCATTCTCTTTTGTGTTCTGTCAAACCAGTTGTGGATCCTTCTTTTACCACTGGCTGGATTTAACTCCAAAGTCCCTGATTTCCAAGTTCTGCTGTGGTTTGTAAAAGTTAAAAGCTGGATGGCAACTATAATGATTAGCCTCTGGCTTAGGATTTACAAGGTTATTAGTATGTTTGTGTGGCATCCCTTGTTATTTGTTCATATTTTGGAtgcatacatgtccaatactgtgacataatgagattcacggtacttcacaatagacatcacaaagtgtcctgttcttcatgcattgcaaaaccGTTTCTATTTCgttaaggattagggttaggggacactttgtgatgtctgtcacaaagaatcatgaatcttattatgtcacagtattggacaaccctcttTGGATGAGTGTCAGAGCATAAAGATGCGCTAGCAAATTTTACTAGctttaaatactgtctgatccTAAAATACAAAGATAAGTTGTGTAGTGTCTTTCTGAAACAACagaaatgctgtttttttgtttaatttattaGACAATACAACATTGTCTCATCCGTCATCTTTCCTTTGTTGTCAGGTTGGACCGGGTGACGAACCACGCCGAGGTTACATTCTTACCTTCCTGATTGCGGGTGCCTTCATTGCCATTGGAGAACTCAACGTGATTGCTCCCGTCATTTCAAACTTCTTTCTTATGTCCTATGCTCTCATTAATTACGCAGTGTTTGCAGCCTCACTTGGCAAGTCGCCTGGCTGGCGACCCTCTTTCAAGTACTACAATATGTGGGTGTCCTTAGTAGGAGCTTTGGTGTGTGTTGTGATTATGTTCCTCATCAACTGGTGGGCAGCTCTTGTCActattgttatcatcattgCATTGTACAAATATGTGGACTACAAGAAACCAGAAGTAAGTTTAACTCAAGAAATTCAAGGTTGTTTTATTGATTCTAGCTGAGACCAGAGACCTTGCACTGttattgtattgttttcaGGCAAATAACTACTTGACTCCACGTTgtctccttctccggcccggtGCATAAATTGGTAATGGGGTCATACTCACtgttctcaaaaaaaaaaaaaaaaaaaaaaaaaaaaaaaagacagaccTATTGTTCTGGCtcccacaaaattgaagctaGCGGCGCCATCTTGTTGGGACCACTTTCGGTGAAAAGCTTACATATGCCATGGGTAAAATAACGTTCAAGAAAAATGCACCTTCTCCACTATTTAGCAGAATAACATGTCATTCGCATGAAGcatccaaatgattttcttctcaatgCTAGCTTGTATGATAGGGTGTGAAGGTGTTCCCAACAAGATGGCTGCTGCTAACTTTCTTTGGCTGCACTTTCTAAGCAATAAAAGCTCAATccagtccttttttttttttttttttttttgagatcagGGGGGTCATACTACTGGAGTAAACCTTTTGATTGCATGATCAGCATTTCATCCCGGGTGTGGGGGAGAGGGGGGGTGCTATAAATACTGTCAGTTACCTCTTACCAGCCTCCTTTTGCTGCTGTCTTTAGTGATTTGTGTTCATTTTTGCCAAGTTCTTTTATGCTTTCATCCTCGTCAATTTTAGATGGCAGATAATACATTGTTATTCGTTTGTTTCAATTctgattgttttttatttttaattattcttatttttattcttattattcttattattgttattattattttaggcAAACTGGGGTTCATCTGCGCAGGCGTATACGTACATCCGGGCTCTTCGTTTTACTTACCGCCTCAACACCGTGGAAGATCACGTGAAGAACTTTCGTCCACAGTGCCTTGTACTCACAGGAAATCCCTCGTCCCGCCCAGACCTCGTTCATTTGGTCTCCCAAATCACACGCAATCGAGGTCTAATGGTTTGTGGTCAAGTCAAGATCGGTCCTTTTGGTCCAGCGTCTGGTTACAAGGATAGTTGGCTGAAGGAACGCAAGATACGATCATTTCATACTATTTGCACAGGTAAGCGTGGAATGGCACAAGAGTTTGTTATCCtcaaaaacagtaaaatgttAGTATCTTATTCATCCCAAAATTCCTAAAAAGGCtattttattgtaatgaaTGCAGAGCTTTTACGGAACATGATGAATCCTGAATGTTCATAGAAGTATTAATGATTAAGTTGTAGTCATGGGTTCCATGATCACTAATCAACACCTTAGTCTACTTGGTTTTATCGCTAATAAACACCTTAGTTTGCTTGGTTGATAGTTTAGCCTATTGGTTATGCATAATGCTCATTGCATATATTATCTCATAagtagttttattttcactttacatAAGCCTAAAGATGACTGCAAAGTCGAAAATATTTGCCAAGAACTTAGTGAGAAAATTAGCCTTCATGTTGGTATTTTAGTGTGttaaaaccgaaaaaaagaaaaaaaattgcgttgTCCATTGACAAGAGAAGTAGCAATACCTTCAACCAGTCATAACACTTCAACAAACATCTGCTTAGCGCAAGAAAGCACCTACGAATACATCTATGTTGTTGTCGCGTCATGGTAGGAATGAAATATCACAGAAGTCGCGAAATTACTTGTATTACCTATCCGAGACCTTAATCTGTTTCAGTCAAGGAAATGAATGATGCCAAATGGTCGAAACACCAGCAGTAAAGTCATTAAGTTCTAGCGCTCTCTCCAAAGTCGTGTTCAGTTAAATGTTGATCCAATAAACAGAAACGATCGATAGGGTTTAAATCGATGATATTTTTGGTCTGTGTTTCTCTTTCCCTAGCACCTAGTTTCCGGGAAGGTGTGCGAATCATGTTGCAGACGGTGGGCCTGGGTAAGATGAAGCCAAACACAGTGATATTCGGTTTCAAACGAGAATGGAAGAAATTGTGGAAAGATCCGTCCGAACGAGCAGTCATAAAGGAGTATGTCAACGTGGTACACGACGCGTTTGAACTAAATTACGGTGTGGCGATATTGCGATTGAGAGGAGAGCTGGATTTGCAAGAGCTTGCTAAGTTTGAAGAAGAGGATTGGCTGGCTGAAGAAGACGAAATAGCCGTGAATTCAGCTCCACCCGAAATACAAGTCAGCACAGAGCAGGGTGTTGTTTCTTCTGAAGTTCAGAGCGAAAGTAGCGGAAGAATTTTTCATGTTGAGAAACGAAGTAGACCAAGTGAGGAAGAGTTTGTTCTTGATGCTGTCAAGGACAAAGAAAACGATAATTTGGTCCCAGAGAAAGATACGGGGGAAGACCAGGCAGAGGAGGGGAAGGAAGAAAGTCCAAGTGTCGTGAAGACCGGGAAGTTTAAAGTGACTGTGAGCAAAGAACCATTGGAAGATGATGCTGAAGACAAATTTGACGAGACAGCAAAATTGACGGATTCTGTGGTTGAAACTCATGATGCAGCACCAGTTGAAGCTGAAGTGGCCTTTAAAGACAAACCTAAAGGAACCATTGATGTGTGGTGGTTGTTCGACGATGGGGGTTTAACAATCCTCATCCCCTATCTTCTGTCCATTCACAATTACTGGAAAGATTGCAAACTGAGAATCTTTACCCCAGCTTCGAGTCATGCGCTGAAGAGCAACGAGCTGCGAATGGCCAATCTGTTGAAGCGATTCCGAATCGATTTCTCGAGTGTCGTCGAAGTGGAAGGCATCAACAACCCGCCCTCAAGTGCTAGTGTCCAGAACTTCATGAAATTGCCCGTGAGGGACGATTTTGCAGACATAAAGGAACTGGAAAAAGACCGCAAAACTATGCACAACATTCGACTTGGGGAGCTGATCCGAGAGCATTCAAACGATGCCAAGTTGATTGTCCTCACACTTCCGGTGCCTAAAGTTGAAATGACGTCACCGCAGTTGTACATGAGCTGGTTAGAAGTGTTGTCAGCGGCTTCCCCCCCGGTGCTGATGGTGCGTGGGAATCAACAGAGTGTGTTGACATTTTACAGTTAGTACAGCTAATACCACCAGCCTTAGATACTTTTTgatgtgaagtgatacatgaaataCTTTTTGATGTTGTAACAAATTTTAGGATGCCTGAAACTCGAATTTTCGTACCTTTTTTTACTGACACCCCAGCTCTAACCAGTGGTTTAAATCACACAATTTCAGAGCAAACAAGTTTCGAGATTTCACGTGAGTAGTAATCAGTACTGTCAAAACTTACGTTGTCGtcatatttgatttttttcgttagtttttccaaaaaaaaaatgtcgctCTGGTATTCTAACCAATTTGAAACAATCCTAATTGACGCATGCGCCAATACGTTTTCCAGCAATTTGATTGCGTCAATGGAAAGACTTTTCTAGTTGGCCTAAGTGACTGCacagtgttaaaaaaaagtgctgGGCAccatttttattcatattttgccCACAGCATAACTATTTGTATCGCATAGGGGCAAGGGAATCTTCGGTGATTTCAACCACTGATACTTAATTAGTTAGGTTATGTGCCAGTCAAGTCCAAATGCGCCCAAACTCCCCCCCCCTCGGGCATTCCCCGTTCATTTGACACTAGGATAACTCTGTATAGTGGAAAACGAAACGAAACCTTATGGGCGGGCATTTGACCATCGACAAATACCTTGGTCAGCGGTCGCTATCTAGAAAATAGGGATTTTAAGATGCAAGGACGACAACAGAGCTCAAAATTAAACATGAACTCAGACACTTTTTTAACTCGTTCAGTTTGTGAATCCTTCTGGAATTACTATAAACTgttcaaattaaacaaaaaagcgCTGGAAAAGGTTTTTGAAGTGGTTTTCGAAGTCTTTTTACTTCAATTAAAATTGCTTCTTGCACGGAGTGTTGGGTATTTGGCCCTTTTGTGATGCCCTAATCGGTGAGGCATTTGACGGTGTCTTTCCACATgtgaccatttttttttttgtaaaagtcaaatttcccgtgaggggggggggggggaataGGCGCTCTTGGAGTTATCTGATACATAAGGAATtgtcattttaaaaacacatttttcagGTTATGCTGGGTAGTTTGGAAAAATTGAATGTGAAGATTATTTATAATGTACGTTGTAATATCGAATGATGTTGAGGTTGTCAAGATTTAGGAATTTTACCATTGTTTATTTTCCTCATTGTCCAAAAAGGAAGGCATTTTCTCTTAACTAGGGTAATATaacataaaaattgaaatttttcgcTAATATATATTAACACTTTGCACTTGTAAGATGAAGAGTGACTTACTCTTTTCAACAGTTGCAAGACAACTCgaattgaataaaaattacgGCACCGTTTTGGTCGTTATATTGAATTCAAAGTAATTATttgataatttaaaaattggctgacatcttaatttaaaattatgctattaaaattttaattttaactgAGGCAATTTGAAGGAATTTCTGAATCATGGTTTTAATGGAATTGAAAGTCTGTGGTCACTGATGTACAATGGACGGTTTATTATAGCAATAGTTTAATGCTGACACGGCTTTTTCAAGTCGGCGTGATTTTCGTTGGTAACTGAACATTTGCGAGTGAGTTGCACAATATTTGCACGTATGTTTAGTGGTTAAATTTCCTTGGAAATTTTGATGTGGTTTCGTCGGCTAGTCCGTGGTTTCGTCGCCAGATAGGTACAGAAACTATAAAGAAAACATCTCAGCCGACATCCTAGAATTCCAACAGCAAGGAGACTTTAACTACTTCATTTTGCTAACAATGAAGAACCAGCGGAAGATTCAATTAAATAACGGGGCTTCGATTTGCGCGAGGTACTAGGGACGAGGGCGGTTGTGGGATCAACTTTGAAAGCAAGGAGATTTATTTAGTATTGAAGCGTTTTGTCACAATTTTTCTATCTTTCTTCACGTTTCACATTGAATTCACTGAAATAAATCTTACCAATTTATATACTGGTGTTTCATTCATTGTTTCCTAGAAATAAAACGTCCCGtgttttttccgttttttggCAAAGGGTACTAGATTTGTTCtctgtttacaaaaaaaaagcttgtAAAAA
It includes:
- the LOC141880637 gene encoding solute carrier family 12 member 2-like codes for the protein MESAQSSGTYAVDEDREGNNSKGPSLRFDVDLLSPSNGEEDIKDNHSPRMDFPDSQQPSSNQDESMTIGYTTHDAIPMTVFYRNENSASNSAKKSRPTLQELRRGFEEDHDQQLLPEQDNVDGVENGHLESDEVVIRTKKEKKAKVAPKFGWIKGVMLRCLLNIWGVMLYLRLTWVAGQAGIGWSTVIIILSAVVTWLTTLSMSAVCTNGEVKGGGAYYLISRSLGPEFGGSIGLIFSVANAVAVALYVVGFAETVKDLIRENGGDVDVIGELNIIRIVGIGTVILLLCVTLIGLEWVVRTQMFLLCILLVSIVDVIVGAGIGPLNEASKAKGFVGLSTALFKENFGPAYREGENFFSVFAVFFPAATGILAGVNISGDLKDAQKGIPKGTLWAIVISTIVYIALDWLAAASVLRDASGLMAVAINATISNASSSIQDCSVDFTCEYGLMNDFQVMEKVAAWGPIVTGGIFAATLSSALASLVGAPKTFQALCKDKLFPGISYFGVGVGPGDEPRRGYILTFLIAGAFIAIGELNVIAPVISNFFLMSYALINYAVFAASLGKSPGWRPSFKYYNMWVSLVGALVCVVIMFLINWWAALVTIVIIIALYKYVDYKKPEANWGSSAQAYTYIRALRFTYRLNTVEDHVKNFRPQCLVLTGNPSSRPDLVHLVSQITRNRGLMVCGQVKIGPFGPASGYKDSWLKERKIRSFHTICTAPSFREGVRIMLQTVGLGKMKPNTVIFGFKREWKKLWKDPSERAVIKEYVNVVHDAFELNYGVAILRLRGELDLQELAKFEEEDWLAEEDEIAVNSAPPEIQVSTEQGVVSSEVQSESSGRIFHVEKRSRPSEEEFVLDAVKDKENDNLVPEKDTGEDQAEEGKEESPSVVKTGKFKVTVSKEPLEDDAEDKFDETAKLTDSVVETHDAAPVEAEVAFKDKPKGTIDVWWLFDDGGLTILIPYLLSIHNYWKDCKLRIFTPASSHALKSNELRMANLLKRFRIDFSSVVEVEGINNPPSSASVQNFMKLPVRDDFADIKELEKDRKTMHNIRLGELIREHSNDAKLIVLTLPVPKVEMTSPQLYMSWLEVLSAASPPVLMVRGNQQSVLTFYS